Proteins from one Setaria italica strain Yugu1 chromosome V, Setaria_italica_v2.0, whole genome shotgun sequence genomic window:
- the LOC101777603 gene encoding transcription factor GAMYB, with protein MYRVKSESDCDMMLQDQMDSPVADDVSSGEGSPHRGSGPPLKKGPWTSAEDAILVDYVKKHGEGNWNAVQKNTGLFRCGKSCRLRWANHLRPNLKKGAFTPEEERLIIQLHAKMGNKWARMAANLPGRTDNEIKNYWNTRIKRCQRAGLPIYPASVCNQSSSEDQQVSGDFNCSENISNDLLSGNGLYLPDFTSDNFIANPDALSYAPHLSAVSIGNLLGQSFASKNCSFMDQVDHSGMLKQSGCVLPALSDTIDGVLSSVDQFSNGSEKLKQALGFDYLNEANASSKTIAPFGVALSGSHAFLNGNFSASRPINGPLKRELPSLQDTESDPNSWLKYTLAPAMQPTELVDPYLHSPIATPSVKSECASPRNSGLLEELLHEAQGRSGKNRQPSVRSSSSSANTPCETTTVVSPEFDLCPEYWDDHHSSFINECAPFSGYSFTESTPVSAASPDIFQLSKISPAQSPSMGSGEQAVEPRHESAGSPHPENLRPDALFSGNSADPSTFNNAIAILLGNDMNAECKPVLGGGITFGSSSWSNMPNACEISEFK; from the exons ATGTATCGGGTGAAGAGCGAGAGCGACTGCGACATGATGCTGCAGGACCAGATGGACTCACCGGTGGCCGACGATGTGAGCAGCGGCGAGGGGTCGCCTCACAGGGGTAGCGGGCCGCCCCTGAAGAAAGGCCCGTGGACGTCGGCGGAGGACGCCATCCTGGTGGACTACGTGAAGAAGCACGGCGAGGGGAACTGGAACGCGGTGCAGAAGAACACCGGGCTGTTCCGCtgcggcaagagctgccgcCTCCGGTGGGCGAACCACCTCAGGCCCAACCTCAAGAAGGGGGCCTTCACccccgaggaggagcgcctcATCATCCAGCTCCACGCCAAGATGGGGAACAAGTGGGCGAGGATGGCTGCTAAT TTGCCAGGGCGTACTGACAATGAAATTAAGAATTACTGGAACACTCGAATAAAGAGATGCCAACGAGCTGGTCTTCCTATCTATCCTGCTAGTGTATGCAATCAATCTTCAAGTGAAGATCAGCAAGTCTCTGGTGATTTTAACTGCAGCGAGAATATATCGAATGATCTTCTGAGTGGGAACGGTCTTTATCTACCAGATTTTACCAGTGACAATTTCATTGCTAATCCAGATGCTTTATCCTATGCACCACACctttcagcagtttcaatagGCAATTTGCTCGGCCAGAGTTTTGCATCAAAGAATTGTAGCTTCATGGATCAGGTAGACCACTCAGGGATGCTGAAACAATCTGGCTGTGTGCTCCCTGCATTGAGCGACACCATTGATGGCGTGCTTTCCTCGGTGGACCAATTTTCAAATGGCTCTGAGAAGCTCAAGCAGGCTCTAGGTTTTGATTATCTCAATGAAGCCAATGCTAGCAGCAAGACTATTGCACCTTTTGGGGTTGCACTTTCTGGCAGCCATGCCTTTTTAAATGGCAACTTCTCTGCTTCTAGGCCCATCAATGGTCCTTTGAAGAGGGAGCTCCCTTCACTCCAAGATACTGAATCTGATCCAAATAGCTGGCTCAAGTATACTTTGGCTCCTGCAATGCAGCCTACCGAGTTAGTTGATCCTTACCTGCACTCTCCAATAGCAACCCCATCAGTGAAATCTGAGTGTGCATCACCAAGAAACAGTGGGCTTCTGGAAGAGCTGCTTCATGAAGCTCAGGGACGATCCGGGAAGAACCGACAACCATCTGTCAGAAGTTCAAGTTCCTCTGCTAATACACCATGTGAGACTACTACGGTGGTTAGCCCAGAGTTTGATCTCTGCCCGGAATATTGGGACGATCATCACAGTTCTTTCATCAATGAATGCGCTCCTTTCAGTGGATATTCATTCACCGAATCCACTCCTGTTAGTGCCGCATCACCTGATATCTTTCAGCTCTCCAAAATTTCTCCTG CACAAAGTCCTTCAATGGGCTCTGGTGAGCAGGCAGTAGAGCCTAGACATGAGTCGGCAGGTTCACCTCATCCTGAAAACCTGAGGCCAGATGCACTATTCTCTGGTAACTCAGCTGATCCTTCCACTTTCAACAATGCCATCGCAATTCTACTGGGCAACGACATGAACGCCGAGTGCAAACCTGTCCTCGGTGGTGGCATCACGTTTGGTTCTTCCTCATGGAGCAACATGCCAAATGCATGTGAAATTTCGGAATTCAAATGA